One window of the Solanum stenotomum isolate F172 chromosome 11, ASM1918654v1, whole genome shotgun sequence genome contains the following:
- the LOC125844078 gene encoding 3-phosphoinositide-dependent protein kinase 2, translated as MLALVGGEGEMEQEFDAKLKIQNNSANTQRSKSFAFRAPQENFTIQDFELGKIYGVGSYSKVVRAKKKDTANVYALKIMDKKFITKENKTAYVKLERIVLDQLDHPGVVRLFFTFQDTFSLYMALESCEGGELFDQITRKGRLSEDEACFYAAEVVDALEYIHSMGLIHRDIKPENLLLTSDGHIKIADFGSVKPMQDSRITVLPNAASDDKACTFVGTAAYVPPEVLNSSPATFGNDLWALGCTLYQMLSGTSPFKDASEWLIFQRIIARDIRFPNYFSNEARDIIDQLLDIDPSRRPGAGPDGYASLKNHPFFSGIDWENLRSQTPPRLAMEPKAPSTHSSGDEQDPSWNPSHIGDGSVRPNDGNGAAASISEAGSSITRLASIDSFDSKWKQFLDPGESVLMISMVKKLQKLTSKKVQLILTNKPKLIYVDPSKLVIKGNIIWSDNPNDLSIQVTSPSQFKICTPKKVMSFEDAKNRAQQWKKAIEALQNR; from the exons atgttGGCATTGGTAGGGGGAGAAGGTGAAATGGAGCAAGAATTTGATGCAAAGTTAAAGATTCAGAACAATTCAGCTAATACTCAGAGATCTAAGAGCTTTGCTTTTAGAGCACCACAGGAGAATTTTAcaattcaagattttgaatTGGGGAAGATCTATGGAGTTGGTTCTTATTCCAAG GTTGTCAGAGCAAAAAAGAAAGATACTGCGAATGTTTATGCCTTGAAGATCATGGACAAGAAGTTCATCACTAAGGAAAATAAGACTGCTTATGTGAAACTAGAGCGTATTGTACTCGATCAGTTAGATCATCCTGGTGTTGTCCGACTATTTTTCACCTTTCAAGACACTTTTTCACTGt ACATGGCGCTTGAATCTTGTGAAGGTGGAGAGCTTTTTGATCAAATAACAAGG AAAGGCCGTTTGTCTGAAGATGAGGCGTGCTTTTATGCAGCTGAAGTTGTAGATGCTCTTGAATATATACATAGTATGGGATTGATTCATCGAGACATTAAG CCAGAGAACCTGCTTCTTACTTCAGATGGACATATTAAAATTGCAGACTTTGGCAGTGTAAAGCCAATGCAGGATAGCAGAATAACAGTCCTTCCAAATGCTGCATCAG ATGACAAAGCCTGTACTTTTGTGGGAACAGCCGCTTATGTCCCTCCtgaagttttaaattcttctcCTGCGACTTTTGG AAATGATCTTTGGGCACTTGGCTGCACATTGTATCAAATGCTTTCAGGAACTTCTCCGTTTAAAGATGCCAGTGAATGGCTCATCTTCCAGAGAATCATTGCCAGAGATATTAGATtcccaaattatttttcaaatgaagCCAGAGATATTATTGATCAGCTGCTG GATATTGATCCTAGCAGAAGACCTGGTGCTGGACCTGATGGTTATGCTTCCTTGAAAAATCATCCTTTCTTTAGTGGGATCGATTGGGAGAATTTGAGGTCGCAGACCCCTCCAAGGCTTGCCATGGAGCCAAAA GCCCCGTCAACTCATAGCAGTGGTGATGAGCAAGATCCTTCATGGAATCCATCACACATTGGAGATGGTTCAGTTAGACCTAACGATGGAAACGGTGCTGCTGCATCAATTTCTGAAGCTGGTAGCAGTATCACCAGGCTCGCATCAATCGACTCCTTTGACTCAAAATG GAAGCAATTTTTGGATCCTGGTGAATCCGTCCTCATGATCTCGATGGTGAAAAAGTTACAGAAACTCACAAGCAAGAAAGTTCAGCTAATCCTAACAAATAAACCAAAGTTGATTTATGTAGATCCCTCAAAGTTGGTAATCAAAGGAAACATTATATGGTCCGACAATCCTAATGATCTTAGCATTCAAGTCACAAGCCCTTCACAGTTTAAGATTTGTACA CCAAAGAAAGTTATGTCATTTGAGGATGCCAAAAACCGAGCACAACAGTGGAAAAAGGCGATTGAAGCTCTCCAGAACCGGTGA
- the LOC125844914 gene encoding uncharacterized protein LOC125844914 yields MAISTRRALAAYRNIYGALRATNFTANRFSSLIGSTFSPIRYETVPCSLEQTTNFLLESRRSFAKGRKQIRDEVDGDDYGSVTTAVNVGPNIKATAVSQMEAAIDALSRELTKLRTGRASAGMLDHIIVDSGGVKTPLCRMAVISVLDPKTLSVNPYDPDSLKELEKAIISSPLGLNPQSDNQRLIVPIPPLTKEHVQAVCKVVAKSSEDVKQSIRRARQKALDTIKKSVPKKKDKDKSASAFSEDDAKRLEKEIDDLTKKFIKSAEDMCKSKDKEITSS; encoded by the exons ATGGCGATCTCAACTAGACGAGCATTAGCAGCTTACCGCAACATCTATGGTGCATTACGGGCTACCAATTTCACTGCAAATCGTTTTTCCTCTTTGATAGGCTCCACTTTTAGTCCAATTCGCTATGAAACTGTTCCCTGTTCGCTGGAGCAGACCACCAATTTTCTGCTTGAAAGTCGGAGGAGTTTTGCTAAAGGAAGGAAACAAATTA GGGATGAGGTAGATGGCGATGATTATGGAAGTGTAACCACAGCTGTAAATGTAGGTCCTAACATTAAAGCTACTGCAGTCTCACAGATGGAGGCAGCAATTGATGCATTATCACGAGAATTGACCAAGCTGCGAACTGGAAGAGCATCGGCTG GGATGCTTGATCATATCATTGTTGATTCAGGAGGTGTTAAGACACCTCTTTGCAGGATGGCTGTCATTTCAGTGCTAGACCCAAAAACCTTGTCAGTGAATCCTTATGATCCAGAT TCCCTCAAAGAGTTGGAGAAAGCCATTATTTCATCTCCATTGGGGTTAAATCCTCAATCCGACAACCAGAGATTAATTGTACCAATACCTCC GTTGACTAAGGAGCATGTGCAG GCTGTGTGCAAAGTGGTTGCGAAATCATCTGAAGATGTTAAGCAAAGTATAAGAAGAGCGCGCCAGAAG GCTTTGGACACGATAAAGAAATCTGTGCCCAAGAAGAAAGACAAAGACAAGTCAGCTTCAGCTTTCTCAGAAGACGATGCAAAAAGACTAGAGAAGGAA ATTGATGACTTGACTAAAAAGTTTATTAAGTCAGCAGAAGATATGTGCAAGTCAAAGGACAAAGAAATAACTAGCAGTTGA
- the LOC125845416 gene encoding bark storage protein A-like yields MGAKQAVLLFTLILALGFIPLLVFSAQAIPFERFESLRVVKKINKNGPFLGLITVYAPEEEAFFKTGVFRPDPRHPFVDLSGRRFRIGKVEGKKVIYVKCGVGLVNAAAATQQMLDLFDIKGIIHFGISGNANSSMQIGDVTIPGQLAQTGLWDWLKPNATMEPNDFAQFDFKSYNDPKGGENQLGKVGYSTEQFYSAAGEVNVPQRPVWFNITNNWLHVASHLQGIKLDQCANSTLCLPEKPKLVVGLKGATSNFFIDNAAYTQFLFKTFGVTSLDMESSAVVMTCLSNGYPVIAIRGLSDLAGTQKGDNTIRFFGSLAALNTAKVVIGFVKSLPISHVSRF; encoded by the exons ATGGGTGCAAAACAAGCTGTCCTTCTATTTACTCTGATATTGGCTTTGGGATTTATCCCTTTACTTGTATTTTCTGCACAAGCTATTCCATttgaaagatttgaatctttaagagttgtcaaaaaaattaacaaaaatggTCCTTTTCTTGGACTTATCACAGTGTATGCACCAGAAGAAGAAGCTTTCTTTAAAACTGGTGTTTTTAGGCCTGATCCTAGACACCCCTTTGTTGACTTATCAG GTAGACGATTTCGGATTGGGAAAGTTGAGGGCAAAAAAGTCATTTATGTAAAATGTGGAGTTGGATTG GTGAATGCAGCAGCAGCAACACAACAGATGTTGGATCTGTTTGACATAAAAGGGATAATCCATTTTGGTATCTCTGGCAATGCTAACAGTTCTATGCAAATTGGAGATGTCACAATCCCAGGGCAACTTGCACAAACAGGGCTTTGGGATTGGCTG AAACCAAATGCAACTATGGAGCCAAATGATTTTGCTCAATTTGATTTCAAGAGCTATAATGATCCAAAAGGAGGGGAAAATCAGTTGGGAAAAGTTGGATATAGCACTGAACAGTTTTACTCAGCTGCAGGGGAGGTCAATGTGCCTCAAAGACCAGTTTGGTTTAACATAACCAACAATTGGCTTCATGTAGCCTCTCATTTGCAA GGGATAAAACTGGATCAATGTGCAAATTCAACATTGTGTCTACCAGAAAAGCCAAAACTAGTTGTTGGACTGAAGGGAGCTACTTCAAACTTTTTCATTGACAATGCAGCTTACACACAATTCCTTTTCAAAACTTTTGGTGTCACATCACTTGACATGGAAAGCTCAGCTGTAGTAATG ACATGTTTGTCAAATGGATATCCAGTTATTGCAATTCGTGGACTATCAGATTTAGCAGGAACACAAAAAGGGGATAACACAATAAGATTTTTTGGATCTTTAGCTGCTCTAAATACAGCAAAAGTTGTAATTGGTTTTGTTAAGTCACTACCGATAAGTCATGTTTCTCGATTCTAG
- the LOC125844913 gene encoding uncharacterized protein LOC125844913, with protein sequence MAATKLLTISIALAALSASAAAIGVVFWRRKTRADEEKIRELERSLKAALQNCGAERQGRIRAQQALRKVASSNDSNNSYPLTPIAITRSCFSTRNGTPRQPLVVPLAKACLVFDPTRVPPASLEGLEGYSHCWIIYVFHLNTDLDKLWKHPSRSKFKAKVRVPRLKGERMGVFATRSPHRPCPIGLTVAKVDIVDGNKVFISGVDLVDGTPVLDIKPYLPYCDSIPGAMVPNWVKADNMLAITSVSFSHDFSASLNHCWSRKIQKKKKTEISLYTSPTEFQNLIQQVLSWDIRSVSQRIRPHKTENSSMNNATLEDDDSQEEVHFSDDIAYHLILEGLDTSYKIDYDGNVHVEKIEPCTPN encoded by the exons ATGGCGGCAACCAAGTTGCTTACAATCTCCATAGCACTTGCTGCTCTTTCTGCATCAGCAGCAGCTATAGGTGTTGTGTTTTGGAGAAGAAAGACAAGGGCTGATGAGGAGAAAATACGAGAgttggaaagatctttgaaGGCTGCATTGCAAAACTGTGGTGCTGAGAGGCAAGGCCGCATTAGAGCTCAACAGGCATTGAGGAAAGTTGCCAGCTCAAATGATTCTAATAATTCATATCCTTTGACGCCTATTGCAATCACTCGGTCATGCTTCTCCACGAG GAATGGGACTCCGAGGCAACCTTTGGTTGTACCACTTGCTAAAGCATGTCTAGTATTTGATCCAACTCGAGTTCCACCTGCATCTCTTGAAGGTCTTGAAGGCTATTCACATTGTTGGATAATTTATGTGTTTCATCTAAATACGGATCTTGACAAGTTATGGAAACATCCATCGCGGTCTAAGTTCAAGGCAAAGGTAAGAGTACCAAGGCTGAAAGGAGAAAGGATGGGGGTCTTTGCGACAAGATCTCCTCATCGCCCATGCCCTATAGGCCTCACTGTTGCAAAGGTTGATATTGTGGATGGGAATAAAGTTTTCATTTCTGGTGTTGATTTAGTTGATGGAACTCCCGTCCTTGACATCAAGCCATATCTTCCATACTGTGACAGCATCCCTGGTGCAATGGTTCCCAATTGGGTAAAGGCGGATAATATGTTAGCTATAACATCTGTTAGCTTCTCTCATGACTTCTCTGCCTCTCTGAACCATTGTTggtcaagaaaaatacaaaagaagaagaaaaccgAGATATCACTTTATACATCTCCTACTGAATTTCAAAACTTAATTCAACAAGTGCTGTCATGGGACATACGATCAGTATCTCAGAGAATTCGACCTCATAAGACTGAAAATAGCAGCATGAATAATGCAACGCTTGAAGATGATGACAGTCAAGAAGAAGTTCATTTTTCTGATGATATTGCTTACCACCTTATTTTGGAAGGCCTCGACACCTCCTACAAAATCGACTATGACGGCAATGTTCATGTCGAAAAGATTGAACCTTGTACTCCAAACTGA